The genomic stretch CTATTCTAAAAGCAGGCTGTTCATTCCAAAAAAGTGAAGACATCAGTTGAAAAGAAAATGAACATCCTACTAAGATATTCATGAAGGTTTCTTTTTAGAGAAATAGGGGCAAAGAATAGGGAGGTTGCACATCATGATAAGCGTGTTATTTGTTTGTTTAGGTAACATTTGCCGGTCTCCGATGGCGGAAGCGATTTTTAGGGACCTGGCAGCCAAAAAAGGATTAGAGGGGAAAATCAAGGCGGACTCAGCCGGTATTGGCGGCTGGCACATCGGCAACCCCCCGCATGAGGGAACGCAGGAGATATTGCGCAGAGAAGGAATCAGCTTTGATGGCATGCTGGCGCGTCAAGTCAGCGAACAGGATCTGGACGATTTTGATTACATCATTGCAATGGATGCAGAAAATATCGGAAGTCTCAGAAGCATGGCGGGTTTTAAAAACACCTCGCATATCAAAAGGCTCTTGGACTATGTTGAAGATTCAGATCTGGCTGACGTACCCGATCCTTACTACACAGGGAACTTTGAAGAGGTCTGCCAATTAATCAAAACGGGCTGTGAGCAGTTGCTTGCATCCATTCAAAAAGAAAAACAATTGTGAGTGAAAGGAGAATTTGCATGAACAACGAACGTTTAATGCTGAAAGGGATATTTCTCGGAGCTGCGGCAGGCGCGGCGTTATCACTGCTCCATAAGCCGACAAGACAGGCGTGCGGGATGAGATGGCTGACATGCAAGCATAAACTTTCACTGTACAAAAGCAACCCAGAGCTGTTAAAAAACACTGTCATCACAAAAGTGGATGAGGCCAAAAAGCTCGCCCGAACGCTTTCAAAGGAAGTCGACTTTGTGAACCAGCAGGTGAAAGAGCTGAAGAAAACAACGCCGCAAGTGATGGAACTCGTGCAAGAAACGAAAGAGCATTTTTCAAAAAAATGATCAAACATGCGAGGTGAGACGACATGAGTTTTTTGAAAGAGCTTTTCAGCAGATACACCCTTCATGAAGGACAAAGTAAATCAGCGGAGCTGGCGTATTTTTTTCTATTGTCACTGTTTCCGTTTTTGATTTTTATGCTGACGCTCACCGCGTATCTTCCGCTTTCTACCGATGATGTTTTAGGAGTCATAGAACAATATGCTCCCGCCAGTGCGATGTCACTCGTTGAATCCATTACCCATCAAACCTTAAATAATCGAAATGGCGGTTTGCTGTCATTCGGGATTATCGCCGCATTATGGTCTGCGTCTAATGGAATGAATGCGATCGTCCGGTCGCTGAACCACGCGTATGATGTGGAAGAAAACCGCTCTTTTATCATTGTTCGTCTAACCTCGATTTTTTTGACGATTGCCATGGTATTTACGATTTTAGTGGCTTTGCTTCTGCCGGTATTTGGCCGGGAGATTGGAAGGCTCGCTTCTGACTTTGTCGGCGCGTCGGATCTGTTTTTATCCGTCTGGGCCGCCATTCGCTGGGGTGTCAGCCCGCTTGTGCTTTTGATTGTTTTTTCCGCGCTGTATGTGATTGCGCCGAACAAAAAGCTGTCTCTCCGGTTTGTCATGCCGGGTGCGGTCTTTGCGACTATCGGCTGGATCATTGTCAGCACATTGTTTTCATTTTACGTCAGCACGTTTGCGAACTATAGCGCCACTTACGGGAGCATCGGGGGAATCATCGTTCTGATGATTTGGTTTTACTTGAGCGGCATTTTAATTATCCTAGGCGGAGAAATCAACGCTCTTTTACATAAACGTAAAAAGCTTCCTGATGAAAATCCCTACCATTAGCGCACCCTATAAACGAACTTCGGTTCAAAAAGAAGTCGGGGGGATATCGTGATGACCAAGCATACGAAAAAAGGCGGAAGCCATAACAAACAAAACTCGAAAAGCAAATCGAGCCATAAAACAAGCGGAAGCGCCAA from Bacillus subtilis subsp. subtilis str. 168 encodes the following:
- the yfkI gene encoding hypothetical protein (Evidence 4: Unknown function but conserved in other organisms; PubMedId: 15995210); this encodes MNNERLMLKGIFLGAAAGAALSLLHKPTRQACGMRWLTCKHKLSLYKSNPELLKNTVITKVDEAKKLARTLSKEVDFVNQQVKELKKTTPQVMELVQETKEHFSKK
- the rbn gene encoding putative ribonuclease BN (Evidence 3: Putative function from multiple computational evidences; PubMedId: 11222749, 12794188, 15849754, 16850406, 15764599; Product type e: enzyme) is translated as MSFLKELFSRYTLHEGQSKSAELAYFFLLSLFPFLIFMLTLTAYLPLSTDDVLGVIEQYAPASAMSLVESITHQTLNNRNGGLLSFGIIAALWSASNGMNAIVRSLNHAYDVEENRSFIIVRLTSIFLTIAMVFTILVALLLPVFGREIGRLASDFVGASDLFLSVWAAIRWGVSPLVLLIVFSALYVIAPNKKLSLRFVMPGAVFATIGWIIVSTLFSFYVSTFANYSATYGSIGGIIVLMIWFYLSGILIILGGEINALLHKRKKLPDENPYH
- the yfkJ gene encoding protein-tyrosine-phosphatase (Evidence 1a: Function from experimental evidences in the studied strain; PubMedId: 15995210; Product type e: enzyme), encoding MISVLFVCLGNICRSPMAEAIFRDLAAKKGLEGKIKADSAGIGGWHIGNPPHEGTQEILRREGISFDGMLARQVSEQDLDDFDYIIAMDAENIGSLRSMAGFKNTSHIKRLLDYVEDSDLADVPDPYYTGNFEEVCQLIKTGCEQLLASIQKEKQL